In the genome of Rhizobium etli 8C-3, one region contains:
- a CDS encoding glycosyltransferase family 2 protein, with translation MQTTSESLQSANDLTQSLELSLVVPVFNEEESVGTLVERICDAMVAYPYRWELILVDDGSTDATLVNARKYLGREGLALRIVELQRNFGQTAAMQAGIDTAKGRLIATMDGDLQNDPKDIPSMISELERRELDLLVGWRKNRKDGLLLRKIPSWCANYLIGRITGVKLHDYGCSLKIYRASIIKQVKLMGEMHRFIPAWVAGVVPSSRIGEMAVTHHARQHGQSKYGISRTFRVILDLLSVMFFMRYKARPGHFFGSLGLGLGALATLILLYLFFDKFILGNDIGTRPMLMVGVVLLLSSVQLITTGILAEMIARTYYRDDASPNYIVRQIFDGSDT, from the coding sequence TTGCAGACAACGTCAGAGTCGCTGCAAAGCGCAAATGATCTAACGCAGTCGCTCGAACTTTCGCTTGTGGTGCCGGTCTTCAACGAGGAAGAAAGCGTCGGCACGCTTGTCGAACGGATATGCGACGCGATGGTCGCCTATCCCTACCGGTGGGAGCTTATCCTGGTCGATGACGGCAGCACGGATGCCACCCTCGTCAATGCCCGCAAGTATCTAGGGCGTGAGGGCCTGGCGCTCAGGATCGTCGAGTTGCAGCGCAACTTCGGCCAAACCGCTGCGATGCAGGCAGGCATCGATACGGCAAAGGGCCGGCTGATTGCGACGATGGACGGCGACCTGCAGAATGATCCGAAGGACATTCCTTCGATGATTTCCGAACTCGAGCGCCGTGAACTCGATCTCCTGGTCGGCTGGCGCAAGAACCGCAAGGACGGCCTGCTGCTGCGCAAGATTCCCTCATGGTGCGCCAACTATCTGATCGGTCGTATCACCGGCGTCAAGCTCCACGACTATGGCTGCAGCCTGAAGATCTATCGCGCCTCGATCATCAAGCAGGTAAAGCTGATGGGCGAAATGCACCGCTTCATCCCCGCCTGGGTCGCCGGCGTCGTCCCGAGCTCACGTATCGGCGAAATGGCCGTCACGCACCATGCCCGCCAGCATGGCCAGTCGAAATACGGCATCTCGCGGACCTTCCGGGTTATCCTCGACCTGCTGTCGGTGATGTTCTTCATGCGCTACAAGGCCCGGCCCGGCCATTTCTTCGGATCGCTCGGCCTCGGACTGGGAGCACTCGCAACGCTGATCCTGCTTTACCTGTTCTTCGACAAGTTCATTCTCGGCAACGATATCGGCACCCGCCCGATGCTCATGGTCGGCGTCGTGCTGCTGCTGTCGTCCGTGCAGTTGATCACGACTGGCATTCTGGCGGAGATGATTGCCCGCACCTACTATCGCGACGACGCTTCTCCGAATTACATCGTGCGGCAGATCTTCGATGGAAGCGACACTTGA
- a CDS encoding lysylphosphatidylglycerol synthase domain-containing protein has product MNSPAGASRQSWFGRNRMTLLTIVIVAAYALFIEWFWGWSAIIAQWAAVGVMPILVALALLTSTYFLRTWRILDYFPRETAGRFGTLFRVTQVHNLLNIMLPLRTGETSFPVLMRAEFGIPLTRATSALLVMRLLDLHALLAAAGIGFAAAAPDAVLAWLLWTAFLLLPITAFLVRKPLLRFGLRIFPAKAQGFLTEIDSGLPADATAFGRAWAMTAVNWLVKVVVLVWALSLMGVSPLTASFGGALGGELSSVLPVHAPGGVGTYPAGITAGAVALGAPGGKAALAALAQASVNAHLLIIVSALTGTAISLPFGRRRQL; this is encoded by the coding sequence ATGAACTCTCCGGCTGGCGCCAGTCGACAATCCTGGTTCGGGCGCAATCGAATGACACTGCTGACGATCGTCATCGTCGCAGCCTATGCGCTTTTCATCGAGTGGTTCTGGGGATGGTCGGCCATCATCGCCCAATGGGCGGCCGTCGGCGTTATGCCGATCCTCGTTGCTCTTGCATTGTTGACCAGTACCTATTTCCTGCGGACATGGCGCATTCTCGATTACTTCCCACGCGAGACGGCGGGCAGGTTCGGCACGCTTTTCCGCGTGACGCAGGTTCATAACCTGCTCAACATCATGCTGCCGTTGCGCACCGGAGAGACGAGTTTTCCGGTTCTCATGCGCGCGGAATTCGGCATTCCGCTGACGCGTGCAACCTCCGCTCTCCTTGTCATGCGTCTCCTCGATCTGCATGCGCTGCTTGCCGCAGCCGGCATCGGATTTGCGGCAGCCGCTCCGGATGCCGTTCTGGCCTGGCTTTTGTGGACCGCATTCCTGCTTTTGCCGATCACCGCTTTCCTGGTCCGCAAGCCTTTGCTTCGCTTCGGCTTGCGGATCTTTCCCGCCAAGGCGCAGGGCTTCCTGACGGAAATCGACAGCGGCCTGCCCGCAGATGCCACAGCCTTCGGGCGAGCCTGGGCCATGACGGCGGTGAACTGGTTGGTGAAGGTCGTCGTGCTCGTCTGGGCGCTCAGCCTCATGGGCGTTTCGCCGCTCACGGCCAGTTTCGGCGGCGCGCTTGGAGGCGAGCTTTCGTCGGTTCTTCCGGTCCATGCGCCAGGCGGGGTCGGCACCTATCCCGCGGGCATCACCGCAGGCGCCGTTGCATTGGGTGCACCGGGCGGAAAGGCGGCGCTTGCGGCCCTGGCGCAGGCGAGCGTCAATGCACATCTGTTGATCATCGTCTCTGCCTTGACGGGAACCGCAATCTCACTGCCTTTCGGGCGGCGCCGTCAGCTGTGA
- a CDS encoding RNA polymerase sigma factor, with translation MEQLIEDIYRAQSRRVLATLIRLLGDFDQAEEALHDAFASAARAWPRDGVPGNPFSWLVSTGRHKAIDRIRRRSRFDASLKDIEDSLYGEADAAEIGNMELVGDDMLRLIFTCCHPAIPCEAQMALALREVCGLTTEEIAHAFLVPTPTVAQRIVRAKSKIRSDRIPYEVPDLDELPQRLERVLHVIYLVFNEGYSASWGTEVVRADLTAEAIRLARLVADLLPHPDVEGLLALMLLQDSRGLARRADDRSLVLIAEQDRSTWDRGKIEEGMDLLRRAMEPGEVGLYTVQAAIAAEHARARTPEATDWPRIAAYYDLLMTAQPSPIVELNRAVAIAMSEGPQRGLEIIDCILASGKLGSYHLAHAARADFLRQLDRKAEAITAYERALSLCQQGPELAFLRKRISQLTAPPERQ, from the coding sequence TTGGAGCAACTGATCGAGGACATCTACCGGGCCCAATCGAGACGGGTGCTGGCAACTCTCATCCGCCTGCTCGGCGATTTCGACCAGGCTGAGGAGGCCCTGCACGACGCTTTTGCGTCAGCCGCGCGCGCATGGCCGCGCGACGGTGTTCCCGGCAATCCTTTTTCATGGCTCGTTTCCACCGGGCGCCACAAGGCAATCGACCGTATCCGGCGGCGCTCGCGCTTCGATGCGTCCCTGAAGGACATCGAAGACAGCCTGTATGGCGAGGCCGACGCTGCGGAGATCGGCAACATGGAGCTTGTCGGCGACGACATGCTGCGACTGATCTTCACCTGCTGCCATCCGGCCATTCCATGTGAGGCCCAGATGGCATTGGCGCTGCGCGAAGTCTGTGGCCTGACGACCGAGGAAATCGCCCATGCATTCCTCGTTCCTACCCCGACCGTCGCACAGCGGATCGTGCGGGCGAAGAGCAAGATACGTTCAGATCGCATCCCTTACGAAGTTCCCGACCTCGACGAACTGCCGCAGCGCCTCGAGCGCGTGCTACACGTCATCTATCTCGTCTTCAACGAAGGCTATTCGGCCTCTTGGGGCACGGAAGTGGTCCGGGCCGACCTGACTGCCGAGGCGATCCGGCTGGCGCGGCTGGTGGCCGACTTGCTGCCACATCCCGATGTCGAGGGCCTGCTGGCGCTGATGCTGCTGCAGGATTCCCGCGGGCTGGCACGGCGCGCAGACGACCGCAGCCTCGTCCTCATTGCAGAACAGGATCGATCGACCTGGGACCGCGGGAAGATAGAAGAAGGTATGGACCTGCTGCGGCGGGCGATGGAACCTGGCGAGGTGGGCCTCTACACTGTCCAGGCCGCCATTGCCGCCGAACATGCCAGGGCCAGAACGCCGGAGGCAACGGATTGGCCGCGCATCGCTGCCTATTACGACCTGCTGATGACGGCCCAACCCTCGCCGATCGTCGAACTCAACCGCGCAGTGGCGATCGCAATGTCGGAAGGACCACAAAGGGGCCTCGAGATCATCGACTGCATTCTGGCATCGGGCAAGCTCGGCAGCTATCACCTTGCGCATGCCGCACGCGCCGATTTCCTGCGCCAGCTCGACCGCAAGGCAGAGGCGATCACCGCCTATGAACGCGCGCTGTCCCTTTGTCAGCAAGGGCCAGAGCTGGCTTTCCTGCGCAAGAGGATATCACAGCTGACGGCGCCGCCCGAAAGGCAGTGA
- a CDS encoding YciI family protein yields the protein MKFLCQVWFDTEKSKLVPQEEWEALTKECIVSDDLWHDRGFLQEALALREPASAVTLRIRKGTTVATDGPFAEIKEHLGGFVLLEARDMEEAKSIVSTFPILKYASVEIRPAYSIKDED from the coding sequence ATGAAGTTTCTTTGCCAGGTCTGGTTCGATACCGAAAAAAGCAAGCTGGTCCCGCAGGAAGAATGGGAGGCGCTGACTAAAGAATGCATCGTCAGTGACGATCTCTGGCACGATCGCGGTTTTCTTCAGGAAGCGCTTGCGCTGCGCGAGCCCGCCTCGGCAGTCACTCTGCGCATCCGCAAGGGCACGACGGTTGCGACCGATGGTCCTTTCGCAGAAATCAAGGAGCACCTCGGCGGTTTCGTATTGCTCGAAGCCAGGGACATGGAGGAAGCGAAATCGATCGTTTCGACTTTCCCGATCCTGAAATACGCCTCTGTCGAGATCCGTCCTGCCTATTCCATCAAGGATGAAGATTAG
- a CDS encoding YciI family protein, with amino-acid sequence MKYLCQGWFGPSALERMRKEEKTSLDRDLPGYEGDLVACGHMIRAEPLQSQMSAVTSHVRNGMVSVTDGPYVETKEQIGGLSLIEANDLSDAIRVPAGIRLAKFGSIEIHPVHTFD; translated from the coding sequence ATGAAATATCTGTGTCAGGGGTGGTTTGGGCCATCCGCGCTCGAGCGCATGAGGAAAGAGGAGAAGACGAGCCTCGACAGGGATTTGCCTGGTTATGAAGGGGACCTCGTCGCATGCGGCCACATGATCCGCGCCGAGCCTCTGCAATCGCAGATGAGTGCCGTGACCAGCCATGTGCGCAATGGAATGGTGTCGGTGACCGATGGCCCCTATGTTGAGACGAAGGAACAGATCGGCGGCCTCAGCCTGATCGAGGCCAATGACCTCAGCGACGCGATCCGTGTCCCAGCCGGTATTCGACTGGCAAAGTTCGGCAGCATTGAAATTCATCCTGTCCACACGTTCGACTGA
- a CDS encoding AMP nucleosidase yields MSKRISPLPLDISSPPAFEPQSFDDPAQAVDALTALYERNTAFLIDSFSKLAKGAPISSRYRAFYPQVSIETTSFGHVDSRLSYGHVTAPGVYTTTVTRPKLFRHYLKEQLALLMRSHNVPIVVSESSTPIPLHFAFGEGAHVEASASTFIDIPMRDLFDTPDLNTTDDEIANGEYIPAPGEPSPLAAFTAQRMDYSLARLAHYTATSAQHFQNFVLFTNYQFYMDEFCSWARETIAKGGGEDGYTAFVEPGNIITHAGSCQPETDATAPRLPQMPAYHLKKKGHAGITMINIGVGPSNAKTITDHVAVLRPHAWLMLGHCAGLRNSQRLGDYVLAHAYMREDHVLDDDLPVWVPIPALAEVQVALEAAVAEITGYEGFELKRIMRTGTVGTIDNRNWELRDQRGPVKRLSQARAIALDMESATIAANGFRFRVPYGTLLCVSDKPLHGELKLPGMATAFYRTQVNQHLQIGIRAIQKLAAMPPEALHSRKLRSFFETAFQ; encoded by the coding sequence ATGAGCAAACGAATCTCTCCATTACCTCTTGATATTTCCTCGCCACCTGCCTTTGAACCGCAAAGCTTCGACGATCCAGCGCAGGCCGTCGATGCGCTGACTGCGCTTTACGAACGCAATACCGCCTTCCTGATCGACAGTTTTTCGAAGCTTGCCAAGGGCGCGCCGATTTCCTCGCGCTACCGCGCCTTCTACCCTCAGGTCAGCATCGAGACGACCAGCTTCGGCCATGTCGACTCCCGCCTCTCCTACGGGCATGTGACGGCGCCGGGTGTTTATACGACGACCGTCACCCGGCCGAAGCTTTTCCGTCACTACCTGAAGGAACAGCTGGCGCTCTTGATGAGAAGTCATAACGTTCCGATCGTCGTGTCCGAATCCTCGACGCCGATCCCGCTGCATTTCGCCTTCGGCGAAGGCGCCCATGTCGAGGCGTCGGCCTCGACCTTCATCGACATCCCGATGCGCGACCTCTTCGACACGCCGGACCTCAATACGACCGACGACGAGATCGCCAACGGCGAATATATCCCGGCGCCGGGCGAGCCTTCGCCGCTTGCGGCCTTTACGGCCCAGCGCATGGATTATTCGCTCGCCCGCCTTGCCCATTACACAGCAACGAGCGCGCAGCACTTCCAGAACTTCGTGCTTTTCACGAACTACCAGTTCTACATGGACGAATTCTGCTCCTGGGCGCGCGAGACGATAGCCAAAGGCGGCGGCGAAGACGGCTATACGGCCTTCGTCGAGCCAGGCAACATCATCACCCATGCCGGATCGTGCCAGCCCGAAACCGATGCCACGGCCCCCCGCTTGCCGCAGATGCCTGCCTATCACCTGAAGAAAAAGGGCCATGCCGGCATCACCATGATCAATATCGGCGTCGGCCCCTCCAACGCCAAGACGATCACCGACCACGTGGCCGTTCTGCGCCCACATGCCTGGCTGATGCTTGGTCACTGCGCCGGCTTGCGCAACAGCCAGCGCCTCGGTGACTATGTCCTGGCGCACGCCTATATGCGCGAGGATCATGTCCTCGACGACGACCTGCCGGTCTGGGTGCCGATCCCCGCGCTTGCCGAAGTGCAGGTGGCGCTGGAGGCAGCTGTCGCCGAAATCACCGGCTACGAAGGCTTTGAGCTCAAGCGCATCATGCGCACCGGCACCGTCGGCACGATCGACAACCGCAACTGGGAATTGCGCGACCAGCGCGGCCCTGTGAAGCGGCTCTCCCAGGCGCGAGCCATCGCGCTCGACATGGAATCGGCAACGATCGCGGCCAACGGCTTTCGCTTCCGCGTGCCCTACGGCACACTTCTTTGCGTTTCCGACAAGCCGCTGCATGGCGAGCTGAAACTGCCGGGCATGGCGACCGCCTTTTATCGAACACAGGTCAACCAGCACCTGCAGATCGGCATCCGCGCCATCCAGAAGCTTGCGGCCATGCCGCCGGAGGCACTGCATTCACGCAAGCTGCGCAGCTTCTTCGAGACTGCCTTCCAGTAA
- a CDS encoding glutathione S-transferase family protein yields MTAPIELYYWPTPNGFKISIMLEELGVPYEVKYVNIGKGEQFAPDFLKIAPNNRMPAIIDPDGPGGAPISVFESGAILQYLGRKYGKFYPQDERTRVQVEEWLFWQVGGLGPMAGQAHHFRSYAPEKIEYGINRYTNEVNRLYGVMNRRLEGRGYFAGDYSIADMACIGWVIPYERQGQDLNDFPNLKAWFERMHQRPAVLRGIEVGKQERERQTNLAEDKEAQKVLFGQRAR; encoded by the coding sequence ATGACCGCACCGATTGAACTTTATTATTGGCCGACCCCGAACGGCTTTAAGATCAGCATCATGCTCGAGGAGCTGGGCGTTCCCTACGAGGTGAAGTACGTCAATATCGGCAAGGGCGAGCAGTTTGCGCCCGACTTCCTGAAAATCGCGCCGAACAACCGCATGCCGGCGATCATCGATCCGGACGGCCCCGGCGGCGCGCCGATCTCCGTCTTCGAATCGGGTGCCATTCTCCAATACCTCGGCCGCAAATACGGCAAGTTCTATCCCCAGGACGAGCGCACGCGCGTGCAGGTGGAAGAATGGCTGTTCTGGCAGGTCGGCGGCCTCGGTCCGATGGCAGGCCAGGCGCACCATTTCCGCAGCTATGCGCCGGAAAAGATCGAATACGGCATCAACCGCTACACGAACGAAGTGAATCGCCTCTACGGCGTGATGAACAGGCGGCTGGAAGGCCGCGGCTACTTCGCCGGCGACTATTCGATCGCCGACATGGCCTGCATCGGCTGGGTGATCCCCTACGAGCGGCAGGGACAGGACCTTAATGATTTTCCGAACCTCAAGGCTTGGTTCGAGCGCATGCATCAGCGCCCGGCGGTTCTAAGGGGCATCGAGGTCGGCAAGCAAGAGCGCGAACGCCAGACGAATCTCGCCGAGGACAAGGAAGCGCAGAAGGTTCTCTTCGGCCAGCGCGCCCGCTGA
- a CDS encoding DUF2147 domain-containing protein: MIRILVLAGAATLSVSLACAQEPIVGTWRTASGETAQIAPCGSGYCVTLKTGKFAGKKIGTLAGTGATYDGEITDPKSDKTYSGSGSLSGNSLKMKGCVLKVLCKSQTWTRL; encoded by the coding sequence ATGATCCGCATACTTGTTCTCGCCGGCGCCGCGACGCTTTCAGTCAGCCTTGCTTGCGCTCAGGAGCCGATCGTCGGCACCTGGAGGACCGCCTCGGGCGAAACCGCCCAGATCGCTCCTTGCGGCAGCGGCTATTGCGTGACGCTGAAAACCGGCAAATTCGCGGGCAAGAAGATCGGCACGCTTGCCGGCACCGGCGCCACCTATGACGGTGAGATCACCGACCCTAAAAGCGACAAGACCTACAGCGGCTCGGGAAGCCTCTCCGGCAATTCGCTGAAGATGAAGGGCTGCGTGCTTAAGGTGCTGTGCAAGTCGCAGACCTGGACGCGGCTTTGA
- a CDS encoding sel1 repeat family protein has product MARFEMHNAEMATMGGDNNADIFCEMGLMYATGRGCDIDLVAAHKWLNIAAIKGNDRAAELRADVAATMDKMQLAAALRAAREWMTIH; this is encoded by the coding sequence ATGGCACGCTTTGAAATGCACAATGCTGAAATGGCCACCATGGGTGGCGACAACAACGCCGATATCTTCTGCGAAATGGGCCTCATGTATGCAACAGGCCGCGGCTGCGACATCGATCTCGTCGCTGCGCACAAGTGGTTGAACATCGCCGCGATCAAGGGCAACGACCGCGCTGCCGAGCTTCGCGCCGATGTCGCCGCCACGATGGACAAGATGCAGCTCGCCGCGGCACTCCGCGCCGCCCGTGAATGGATGACGATCCACTGA